A segment of the Mytilus trossulus isolate FHL-02 chromosome 12, PNRI_Mtr1.1.1.hap1, whole genome shotgun sequence genome:
ttagaacTTTGTATAGTTGgtttaaaatgacttttaagACAATTGACGACAACTTTATGGTTGAGTGATTTTTGGAACAAATGCGAAGTAAGGACTATTTTGAACGGACATAAACCGAGTTCACCGCTTTTCAACATACGCACCATTTTCactattttgtcatttaaagcttGGCTAATGTCATGAATTTTCCCGCCCTTATTGTAAGGAAACTGCAATAAACATCTGAGTAAATGCCAGGACTTTGTGACAAACAGCAACATGCAGTTTTGGGCATGATCCAATGAAACCTTTCACTGCATACAATTACGAGAAGACTGAAGTTGTTGCctctacaataacccaaatcatcaacaaattcaaccaaaatgaTCATTTAATGATAAGCGAAATCCCGGGGTACAAAAAGCAAGAAACGCTCAGCCAGATCGATACATTTGGTCTTAAACATATTCGATATTGACTCTGATTGGTGTACAAAGGTCACGAGAGTTCAATGGTGGTCACAGTAGATCATTTGGAGCAATTTCAGTAAAGCACCATTTGCgcataaattgttaaaaagcaCCAAAGTCTTTTTTAAAGACATCTAAACGGCCGTAAGGCGTAAAACTCGAATTCTGTAGACCAAAAATCATTCATTGTGTACCAAAACCCTTCAGTGGTGGTTTCATAGACATGTGGCACCCATTTTGGACAAAAGTCACGTGTTTCGCCCGATTTTGGTCCGATAGACCAAATTTTGCATCAGATTGGACATGGTTTAGACGATGAAAACCACCACCAATATCGTAAAGTCAGCTTGAGTTTGATATGCGGGACAAGTGGAACAACATTTCTCGAGATTACATTAAGCGTCCGGGATGATTAGTTCTACGGCGCTATCGAGATTGCGCTGCACAACGGGGttgtaacatgttttgttagGACTGTAAGTTGATGATTCGACATTGGATGTTTCGTTTACCTATAGCGTCTGAAAGATGACAATgagacatttttgtttgatatcgatctattgttagaattgttaattttcaagaacattttgaaagattatcatttctaatataaattttatttttgaaaaaccaagtgttgcgttttcattggcactcagtatatatacgttttcagtgaaaacctAAAAAGTAGAGTACAAAACAAGTACTAGTATTAAGAAACAGggaaatatattatgaaaattacaaaaagttaaaataatgatacaataaaagcatttttctaaaattgcatattagacatgttagaaagttacTTTACGATTTTTAACTTTTCCAAACAGTGTGCATTGTGTACTGTTGATTTTACTTTATGGTCAATATAAAACTGTGTTAAGCTGTTGTTTTCCACTCTGTTGAGATATGAAatagaatgattttatattggATGTTTTCCATTTGGCGTCCGACGCCTGTGAACATTTCACTTTTTGAACTTCTACAATGTACTTCAATATATTAATCTGTTATGTTTTCCATTGTTAAAgcatgttataaaaatatcataacaaGTCATTTTTCCTAGCAGATGTATTATGGTTAATATCAGTCCAAGAGCAAACGGCTCGAGGACTGTTCATAcgtcttatttaaaaaatgacatgtaataatctgatcttaacattctgttttaaattgaaACACTCAAACTATGTTTTCAGAAACAAAACTGGACGTTGTCTGCCGAGAAGCTCAGATACCTATAGTCGAAACTGATCTTCATGTTTTTGTATATCTGAACAAGGAGATACATTTATCAGCGGACAAACAGCAAAGTTTTTTTGATTGTGTTAtccttgaaaataaatttatatttactgaCATAATTAATAGTAGGTTAGTAATTTTTAGTGAAGAAAATAGCGATATTAGTTACATACCCGTGCCGTATAAACCTTGGGGTATAACAGGAATACGTAACGATGCTGTTGCTATATCTTATCCTATGGTTCATATCGTTCAGattgtaaacatatatacacataaagtGGAGGTTCAAATAGATAGCAAAAATGAATGTTGGGGACTATCATGTTATAAAAACCGATTGTACTTTGTAAGTGGCCGTATTTTGAAAATCGTCGATTTAATGGGAAAATATAAAGGCAAAATCATGTTACCTTCAGATGATGTTTCTTGCGTGAAAGTTGATGATACGAGATTGCTGTGTACGGATCGTGAAATATTATACCGTTGTGATTTGCAAGGTGCCATCTTCTGGGAATTTAGGATGGAAAATCTCGCGGGATTACATGGAGTAACCGTTGATAGACATGACAATGTTTATGTTGCTGGGGAATGGTCTAACAATGTTGTCGCGATATCACCTGATGGTACAAAATGCAGAGTTATTCTTACTACTTTAAAAGGGATCGACTCACCAAGgggaatttattttgataagaaaGAAAATCGGCTTCTTGTGTCGAACTGTAATGGAGATAAAGCCTTTGTGTTTGATGCCCAAAAATGATAActtcaaaatatgtaaacatgagactatttatttcaaatctaaaagttttgctaattaaattgatttatatatttatatattattcttttttatatttaagagcTAATTagatgaaaagtaaaataacaactaAGAATAAAGATCAAACTGCCATGAGTATCACTGAAGAGATAATCATCATTTCATCATGTTACCAACTGAATTACAATAAATgcggatttcgacaatacattTTTCTGGCCTATATAATTGAAGAGCTAATGAAACTTAAACGAAAAGAAAATCCAGCTAATGCTGTGCATATAACCAGAGCTTAGCATGATGGAGATTGTATCCTTGATTTagaataatttttgaaatttggtataaactGAAATATCAATGACACCAACTTGCGTAATTCCAGGCAGTTCCAAAGTAATGACCATggacttggctggtgataccatcggaaATTAATTCGTTTTTAATGCAGAGgttaattttatcttttattactCACACTGAGTCAAAACCTCAGCTGGTAGtgtatgccaatgagacaaatttccatccaagtcacaatttataaacgtaaaccattataagtcaaggtacggtctttaACACTGAGTCTTCGCTAATATCGGGCAGCAAGCAGAGTTGGGGTAGttgtaattgtaatcgttatcagctgtaattgattataatttctcaagtaatcattgtaatcagTAATCAGCCGAAAAtcttattacatgtaatttaatgtaatcaattacttgtcaaaataccctgtaatcctgattactttatgattacattctgatcacaatgaaaaaaatcttaaactgtgtttatgttaaataaatgaaactttttgttattcttattcaatttatatGTGAAAGATTgtttggtttacttttttttttataaatcatgttGATGAATTTGTATacttcagtaaaaaataaactgttacagtattgAAAAGTCATCATTAGCCTAaaaagagacatataatacaattatatgtgtCTGGCCTTAGTAAaagatattgtacatatattcacaatttaaagATGTATTACCTTGTAAACATCAAAGGAATGCTGATCCAATTCCATCATTAGGTGGGGTCCTCCTTCCTTGGCTGTTTCGGCGCTATTCCACAACAACCTCCAGAGGTGCACCGGCTCAGGTGATCAATCTGAACCTGGAACATGATGGCCTACACGGCTCCGATGTCTCAGCTGATGTCATTGCTGTTCTTCTGTAACTGAATGCTGTTCTGTATATCTATATCTGTCCATTATCTACACAATAACTGTTCATTGTTCTAACACTTTGTACTTTTCCACACTTCGTCTCTTTTCCTCCAAATCCACTGTGATGCCATTTCTACTTCTCTACACACTTCTTTAATCAGTTTCTTCCTCTCTGCTCCTACCACTCCCAAGGTCCTAAGTGCCCGCCACATTGACTGTCCTGCAAAGCCCCTGAACCCTACTTCTATTGCCAAACACCACGTTCTCCATCCCTGCTGTTTGCAATCCTCTACTAGCTGCTGGTATTTTGCCATCTTTCTTTCATAAGCTTCCTCTATTCTGTCTTCCCATGGGACTGTCAGTTCCAGCAAGACCGCCTGCCTAGTTCCCTGTGACCAAATGACTATATCTGGTCTAAGCGATGTTGCTGCTATTTCtgctatacatatatatttgctgataactgttatattcaagtaatacttttcttttaacccttaattataatcttttgttaatGTTGTGATTTTGTCAACTTTGAATTGACAGGTAGGAAACCAATTAAGGATTGTTTTGTATTGCAATTACCAACTGACTATAGCTGTAGGACAATATGTATGGTAAAAGATAAATCAGACTTGTGATTATATACTAATAAgcacaaaatttattaaaagtaggacaaatatcttgtttaaaataagcaaatttttgtatgtatttagactgaacatgtaaaatgcaatgatttttaGTAGTACTTGTATATTGTTTACTATTTGATTACACTGGTCACTTTATTTCATCCATATTTTAACTCCCATAAACTGCaccttaaaacaaaaaacaatacagTTTATAATATGTCAGAAGACAAACAgcaaacactttttaaaaagctatattcaattgaagtcaaaataGTTCAGAGATTTAATAATGATGATAAAGTTAAAATGGGTCGACATAACCAGTGACACAATGTTCATGTATGTATGAAGTGAACTTTTGatgtttattaaatagatgaaGTTTGAAGTTATCATTTAATAATAAGGAAACACAATACTTTCTAAAAAATGCTgtagttatatattatatattcattgACATCATgcaaaatgttttctttttaattcattgtaatcagatgtaatcatgattaatttgccaatgtaatcattcattttatcagacactttcagaaatgatgtaatcattaatttagtTTAATCGTACAcatgacaaagtaattgtaatttaatcaattacattgaaagtaatcggACCCATCTCTGCCAGCAAGCGATAAAGGGCCCCAAACAGTTAAtcgtgtaaaactattcaaatgggagaaccaacggtataatatatataaaaaaaaacaagaaacgagaaacatttataaaccacatcaacaaacgacaaccatttaACATCAGTGTATACataaagttgagaatggaaatggggaatgtgtcaaagatacaacaacccgaacgtagaaaaaaaacaacagcagaaggtcaccaacaggtcaatgtagcgagaaattcctgtacccggaggcgtccttcagctggcccctaaacaaatatatactagttcagtgataatgaatgccatactaatttccaaattgtacacaagaaactaaaattaaaataatacaagactaacaaaggccaaaggctcctgacttgggacaggcacaaaaatgcggcggggttaaacaagtttgtgagatctcaaccctccccctatacctttagccaatgtagaaaggtaaacgcataacaatacgcacattaaaattcagttcaagagaagtccaagtctgatgtcagaagatgtaaccaaagaaaataaacaaaatgacaataatacataaataacaacagactactagcagttaactgacatgccagctccagacttcaattaaactgactgaaagattatgatttcatcatatgaacaccAGGCACATACATGTTTGTACTTTTAATAAATAAGATAAGACTTTACACTGAAAACAGTATTTCGGAAATAAAAGTGTGTCATGCTGAATTATTAAATTGTACATCGCGTGCTCGAAAGTCTCAAGAGTTAGTTAAACATACCAGAAATTCTGTCCCAGAGTAGTCTTGTCATTCAGAGTATTCGTTCGTTGAGTGATCAGGCGCATCACTCAGTTTTCGGTAATTCTTCGGAGGCCATTCAGTCAGGTTCGTATTTCACAATCCTACAAGTCAACCATTTGACCGATTTCAGCGTTTCAACTTTGGTATTAGTTTTTGGAATCAGTTAACATATTTGGGCCACTTGCATTACTGAAGAGACACTTATTGCGCATCTGATAAAATGACTTTTGTATTGTTAATGTTACTAGCTGTTATATCAAATGATAATCATGTTTCGCGAAGTATATGTTTCATAGATGATTACGAATATGTTTCAATTTTCGTATCTACAATTCCGTTTCCTTTCCCCGAATGTGAACTACCCATTCAGACATATCAACTGTTTGTACTTACATgcgcaacacgacgggtgccacatgtggagcataGGTTTTGGTTATAATATGCATATCTTTCCTAAATAACCCAAGTTTTAAGTGTGGTTTGTGTAATTGCAGTCTTTAGTTTTAATGATTTGGATTAAacattaattgattgattgttggttgctaaaacgttcagtggcaaatttttgctgcatgttcaggacgatcCATTAAATATTGAGCACtgtttaaattccatttttgGGGAAAGCGTAACATAATCAGGTGATTTGAAGGATTTTAATTAGTCAAGTGGCAAACATTACAGTTATGTCAGCAATGTTCACCACAAATGTAATCTAAGTAAGAATGCCCTCATCATCCATCCTCGCAGGGAGCATTAAGGGTACCTCTATTCGTCCGTACGTATGCTGATACGTACGTCCGCCCGTCCGCCCATACGTCGAAAAattggtttccgttctctacacaatgcttattaccacaacaCTTAGATCAGATTGCAATGTGAGTGCAtggcgtcacttttaccgttctttGGTTAGGTCTAATCAAGCGGGcacatcatctgtgtcccacggacattattatttgattttaattttataaaaagaaaaagaagacgaaaccaaagtttttttgtaaTCGCACACAATTGGGTACAACAAgcgaaaaataaagaaaaacaattagaACATTATTGAATTGAATGATTCGCAATTTTATACTATGAAGATCcaattttgttgtattttgtgttcGCGTAACTTGAATAATTCAGCGCCCTCTATATCCACTTCTTTTCTCGTTAATGGAGTGATTTTAGTGATCGTAATATAATGACTGGATTATTCAGGTTAAAGTTCGCGAAGGTCCTTGTGGAACAAATAACTGGTCATGCAAGAGAAACAATTCAGAGGAGTTTTGCTTTAGGACATTCTGAAACACGATGAAGAGATTTGAGAAACATGCAATTTACAggatcttttttatatcttttgtatCATTTAAATATGAGTGTTTTTATAGGTTCCAACTttagttttaataattttaatttgtatataatacacttttcaacaaaaattttaCGGAGTTTCGTTAAAAAGAGGCGAAGAAATATTCAAACTCAATATACACAATTTAAAGATTATTACAGTATAATCAACTGCGAATGTGACTTTCATTgcagaaaacaaaaaacgaaaagacaaaaagttcacaaaatataacatagaaaactaaagactgagcagcACTAACACCACAAAAGCCGTAGATGATCCctggtgctccggaagggttagcagattATGCTCCACTATGTGACACTCGCCGTGTTAATCAATGCATGTTAGTACAAACCCTGGGATAAGTCTTTTTCGTTCACATTTGAGAAAAAGGGAAAGATAATTTGTGTAATTGGGGgacaacatgtatatattatataaaagatagaAATGAGTTCCAATCCAATCCCACATTGTGTGTAAATTCATAAAGTTTAAAAGCATTCTTTATACAGGAAAAACagtactatttattctgccaaAGGCAACAATATAACCATTTTCTAAATGTACcactttttatgataaaaacatgGATAAAACAGTTGTATGTGGTGTTAGTActttattattatgtttaaaaatttctttcTAATACTAattgcaataggtcaactatatttggtgtatggaa
Coding sequences within it:
- the LOC134693337 gene encoding uncharacterized protein LOC134693337, translated to MAEAQETIRSQDYKKRKSEETKLDVVCREAQIPIVETDLHVFVYLNKEIHLSADKQQSFFDCVILENKFIFTDIINSRLVIFSEENSDISYIPVPYKPWGITGIRNDAVAISYPMVHIVQIVNIYTHKVEVQIDSKNECWGLSCYKNRLYFVSGRILKIVDLMGKYKGKIMLPSDDVSCVKVDDTRLLCTDREILYRCDLQGAIFWEFRMENLAGLHGVTVDRHDNVYVAGEWSNNVVAISPDGTKCRVILTTLKGIDSPRGIYFDKKENRLLVSNCNGDKAFVFDAQK